One genomic region from Ruegeria sp. TM1040 encodes:
- a CDS encoding type 1 glutamine amidotransferase, with the protein MHMGSLNMRIAILMTNTDESAFAHRYPKDGEKFTALIQMARPEWHCDVYAVKDGVFPENIRCYDGAMITGSPASTRSGAHWVAQLLDLIRQMHAMRLPLFGACFGHQAIALALGGRVDNLPGGWVHGRTENHLVARPEWASDLPDVVSIYGSHVEYVCTLPKGAQPLMSRADHTTGFMIGDHIATSQHHPEMTHAFICALTEELRQKMGPEVYARAQESLAQEVDQPALAEAIARFFETASASRGRPADPSP; encoded by the coding sequence ATGCATATGGGAAGCCTGAACATGCGCATTGCGATTTTAATGACCAACACGGACGAAAGCGCCTTTGCCCACAGGTACCCGAAGGATGGTGAGAAATTCACCGCCTTGATCCAGATGGCGCGGCCAGAGTGGCACTGCGATGTCTATGCAGTGAAGGATGGAGTTTTCCCAGAAAACATAAGGTGTTACGATGGTGCTATGATCACCGGAAGCCCCGCTTCCACCCGGTCAGGGGCGCATTGGGTTGCACAGCTTTTGGATCTGATCCGGCAGATGCACGCGATGCGGCTGCCGCTTTTTGGGGCCTGTTTTGGCCATCAGGCGATTGCGCTCGCGCTAGGTGGTCGTGTCGACAATCTGCCCGGTGGCTGGGTGCATGGCCGCACCGAGAATCATCTGGTCGCACGCCCGGAGTGGGCTTCAGATCTGCCGGATGTGGTCTCCATCTACGGGTCGCATGTGGAATATGTCTGCACCCTGCCCAAAGGCGCGCAACCGCTGATGTCCCGCGCGGACCATACCACCGGCTTTATGATTGGAGATCACATAGCCACCAGCCAGCACCACCCGGAAATGACTCATGCGTTCATCTGCGCCCTGACCGAAGAACTGCGGCAGAAAATGGGACCTGAGGTCTATGCAAGGGCGCAAGAGAGCCTTGCGCAAGAGGTGGATCAGCCCGCACTGGCGGAGGCGATCGCACGGTTTTTTGAGACCGCAAGCGCTAGCCGAGGGCGGCCAGCAGATCCATCACCGTGA
- a CDS encoding GntR family transcriptional regulator codes for MAGQTETLIGAILADIDAGRLAPGQEIDEAALASHHGVSRTPIREAYIQLEATGLIRRLPRKGAVLFKPTLEEFLAIQEVHAQLEGQAAGLAARRISPDLRAELERITKDCADHASSKGDADPDGYYQLNLRFHETVALGAANPFLVEMIKTNARKLMAYYRARYRYPGAIAQSALEHREIAELILSHDRNGAEAAMRAHVQFDQVTVMDLLAALG; via the coding sequence ATGGCGGGGCAGACGGAGACACTGATTGGCGCAATCCTTGCGGACATCGACGCTGGCCGCCTCGCGCCGGGCCAAGAGATCGACGAAGCCGCCCTGGCCTCCCATCACGGCGTCTCACGCACCCCGATCCGGGAGGCCTATATCCAACTGGAGGCTACCGGCCTGATCCGCCGACTGCCGCGCAAAGGCGCAGTTCTGTTCAAACCCACGCTCGAAGAATTCCTCGCCATCCAAGAGGTGCATGCGCAACTGGAAGGGCAGGCCGCAGGGCTTGCGGCGCGAAGAATATCGCCGGATTTGCGCGCCGAACTCGAGCGAATTACGAAGGACTGCGCAGACCACGCCAGCTCGAAGGGCGACGCTGATCCTGATGGGTATTATCAGCTCAATCTGCGTTTTCATGAGACAGTGGCGCTCGGCGCGGCCAATCCGTTCCTGGTCGAGATGATCAAGACCAATGCCCGCAAGCTCATGGCCTATTATCGTGCGCGCTATCGCTATCCTGGTGCCATCGCCCAATCCGCGCTGGAGCATCGCGAGATTGCAGAGCTGATCCTCTCGCATGATCGCAATGGGGCAGAGGCCGCAATGCGCGCGCATGTGCAGTTTGATCAGGTCACGGTGATGGATCTGCTGGCCGCCCTCGGCTAG
- the paaA gene encoding 1,2-phenylacetyl-CoA epoxidase subunit PaaA, translated as MYAQMVKSTGTGVKSTEEMSAEERAFQARIDAGEKIEPKDWMPEGYRKTLIRQIGQHAHSEIVGQLPEGNWITRAPTLERKAILLAKVQDEAGHGLYLYCAAETLGVSRDEMTEMLLDGRMKYSSIFNYPTLTWADMGAVGWLVDGAAIMNQVPLQRTSFGPYSRAMIRVCKEESFHQRQGFDIMMKMAQGTPQQKAMAQDALNRFWYPALMMFGPSDKDSVHSAQSMAWKIKMNTNDELRQKFVDQTVPQAEYLGLTVPDENLKWNEEKGGYDFSEPDWEEFFEVIKGNGPCNTDRLAARNKAWDDGKWVREGMMAHAEKKRARKMAAE; from the coding sequence ATGTACGCGCAGATGGTCAAATCGACCGGCACGGGAGTTAAATCTACCGAGGAAATGAGCGCCGAAGAGCGCGCGTTTCAGGCCCGTATCGATGCGGGCGAAAAAATCGAGCCGAAAGACTGGATGCCCGAGGGCTATCGCAAGACGCTGATCCGCCAGATCGGCCAGCACGCGCATTCCGAGATTGTCGGCCAGCTGCCCGAGGGCAACTGGATCACCCGCGCACCGACGCTGGAACGCAAGGCGATCCTGCTGGCGAAAGTACAAGACGAGGCGGGCCACGGGCTCTATCTCTACTGTGCCGCTGAAACGCTGGGCGTCAGCCGTGACGAGATGACCGAGATGCTCTTGGACGGGCGGATGAAGTATTCGTCGATCTTCAACTATCCGACCCTGACATGGGCCGATATGGGTGCTGTCGGCTGGCTCGTGGATGGCGCGGCGATCATGAACCAGGTGCCGCTGCAGCGCACCTCCTTTGGCCCCTATTCGCGTGCGATGATCCGGGTGTGCAAGGAAGAGAGTTTTCATCAGCGTCAGGGCTTTGACATCATGATGAAGATGGCGCAGGGCACGCCGCAGCAAAAAGCGATGGCTCAGGATGCGCTCAACCGCTTCTGGTATCCGGCGCTGATGATGTTCGGCCCCTCGGACAAGGACTCGGTGCATTCCGCGCAGTCGATGGCGTGGAAAATCAAGATGAACACCAATGACGAGCTGCGCCAGAAGTTCGTCGATCAGACCGTGCCACAGGCGGAATACCTCGGCCTAACCGTGCCGGACGAGAACCTCAAATGGAACGAGGAAAAGGGCGGCTACGACTTTTCCGAGCCCGACTGGGAAGAGTTCTTTGAGGTCATCAAAGGCAACGGCCCCTGCAACACCGACCGCCTGGCCGCGCGCAACAAGGCCTGGGACGACGGCAAATGGGTGCGCGAGGGCATGATGGCCCACGCCGAAAAGAAACGCGCCCGCAAGATGGCGGCGGAGTAA
- the paaB gene encoding 1,2-phenylacetyl-CoA epoxidase subunit PaaB gives MKTEWPLWEIFIRGQHGLSHRHVGSLHAPDAEMAIKNARDVYTRRNEGVSIWVVEAAQITASSPSEKGPLYEPSESKVYRHPSFYDIPEDVGAM, from the coding sequence ATGAAAACCGAATGGCCCCTCTGGGAAATCTTCATCCGCGGCCAGCACGGCCTCAGCCACCGTCACGTCGGCAGCCTACATGCGCCGGACGCTGAAATGGCGATCAAGAACGCCCGCGACGTCTACACCCGCCGCAATGAAGGTGTGTCAATCTGGGTGGTCGAGGCGGCGCAGATCACGGCCTCCTCGCCTTCCGAGAAGGGTCCGCTTTACGAACCCTCCGAGAGCAAGGTCTACCGTCACCCATCGTTTTACGACATTCCCGAAGACGTGGGGGCGATGTGA
- the paaC gene encoding 1,2-phenylacetyl-CoA epoxidase subunit PaaC — MSHDAAFYEFLLRMGDNTLILGHRVSEWCGHAPVLEEDIALANTALDLIGQTQMWLGLAAEVQGEGKTADDLAFLRDAWDFRNLLLVEMPNGDFGQTLMRQFLFDAWHVLQLRALTGSSDERIAAIAAKAVKEATYHLERSAETVVGLGDGTEESHARMQAALDYLYPYVGEMFLSDVVDAALVEAGIAPDPASLRADYDDTLARVLGEATLALPKARRARGGGRDGKMHTEHLGHLLTTMQWMQRAYPGATW; from the coding sequence ATGTCGCACGACGCTGCCTTTTATGAATTCCTCTTGCGGATGGGGGACAACACCCTGATCCTCGGCCATCGCGTCAGCGAATGGTGCGGTCATGCGCCTGTTCTTGAAGAGGATATCGCGCTTGCCAACACCGCGCTCGATCTCATCGGTCAGACCCAGATGTGGCTTGGACTTGCGGCTGAAGTACAGGGCGAGGGCAAGACCGCAGATGATCTGGCCTTCCTGCGCGACGCCTGGGATTTTCGCAATCTGCTGCTGGTCGAGATGCCAAACGGCGACTTTGGCCAAACCTTGATGCGCCAGTTCCTGTTTGATGCCTGGCATGTGCTGCAACTGCGCGCGCTGACTGGGTCGTCTGACGAACGCATCGCCGCGATTGCGGCAAAAGCGGTGAAGGAAGCGACCTACCATCTCGAACGCTCTGCCGAGACGGTGGTAGGCCTTGGCGACGGAACCGAGGAAAGCCACGCCAGAATGCAGGCGGCGCTTGATTACCTTTACCCCTATGTGGGTGAAATGTTCCTGAGCGACGTGGTCGATGCCGCGCTGGTCGAGGCCGGGATTGCGCCGGATCCTGCGAGTTTGCGCGCGGACTACGATGACACGCTCGCCCGCGTTCTTGGCGAAGCGACGCTGGCGCTCCCCAAGGCGCGCCGCGCCCGTGGTGGGGGCCGCGATGGTAAGATGCACACCGAACACCTCGGCCATCTGCTGACCACGATGCAGTGGATGCAGCGCGCCTATCCGGGCGCGACGTGGTAA
- the paaD gene encoding 1,2-phenylacetyl-CoA epoxidase subunit PaaD, giving the protein MTDTQSNQPALAQIWEWLDAVPDPEIPVISLVDLGIVRNVEWGDDRLIVTLTPTYSGCPATSVIRLDVETALAAHGIERVEIKTQIAPPWTTDWLSDKGRARLEEYGIAPPSPAGGPDHCPRCGSPDVTRVSQFGSTPCKAHWRCTSCLEPFDYFKCI; this is encoded by the coding sequence GTGACCGACACGCAATCCAACCAACCCGCCCTCGCGCAGATCTGGGAATGGCTTGACGCGGTGCCCGATCCGGAAATCCCAGTGATCTCGCTCGTCGATCTTGGGATCGTGCGCAATGTTGAATGGGGTGACGATCGCCTCATCGTCACGCTGACGCCGACCTATTCGGGCTGCCCGGCCACCTCGGTCATTCGACTGGATGTGGAAACTGCGCTGGCGGCGCATGGGATCGAACGCGTTGAGATCAAAACACAAATTGCGCCACCCTGGACCACCGACTGGCTCTCGGACAAGGGACGCGCACGGCTTGAGGAATATGGCATTGCCCCCCCCTCCCCTGCCGGTGGTCCCGATCATTGCCCGCGCTGCGGCAGCCCGGATGTGACCCGCGTGAGCCAGTTTGGCTCCACCCCTTGCAAGGCCCATTGGCGCTGTACCAGCTGCCTTGAGCCATTCGACTATTTCAAGTGTATCTGA
- a CDS encoding 2Fe-2S iron-sulfur cluster-binding protein, with protein sequence MARFHPLEVTDIKKTIRDAVVVTLKPLNGAAAEFDFTQGQYLTFRRDFDGTELRRSYSICAGKDEGILQVGIKRVDGGAFSTWANTVLKVGDTVEAMPPQGRFFTDLDAAAEKHYLGFAGGSGITPVLSILKTTLQAEPQSRFTLVYANKGINSIMFREEIEDLKNRYMGRLSVIHVLETDAQEVDLFTGLVTQEKCAELFERWIPIQSVDTAFICGPEPMMLGIAEALRTAGLSDEQIKFELFASNQPGRAAKKATSGDAAASAPVTAAITLDGATRSVTLDRNTSVLEAALENAMDAPWSCRAGVCSTCRCRVIEGEVEMAANHALEDDEVAKGFVLSCQAYPLSDALVVSYDE encoded by the coding sequence ATGGCCCGCTTTCACCCTCTCGAAGTCACCGACATCAAGAAAACCATCCGCGACGCGGTTGTGGTCACGCTGAAGCCCCTCAATGGTGCGGCTGCGGAGTTCGACTTTACCCAAGGCCAATATCTGACGTTCCGGCGTGATTTTGACGGCACCGAGCTGCGCCGCAGCTATTCGATCTGTGCGGGCAAGGACGAAGGCATCCTGCAGGTCGGCATCAAGCGCGTGGATGGCGGGGCCTTTTCCACCTGGGCCAATACGGTCCTCAAGGTCGGTGACACGGTCGAAGCGATGCCGCCGCAGGGGCGGTTTTTCACCGATCTCGATGCCGCCGCCGAGAAACACTATCTCGGCTTTGCCGGGGGCTCTGGCATCACGCCGGTGCTGTCGATCCTGAAGACCACCCTGCAGGCAGAGCCTCAGTCTCGTTTCACGCTGGTCTACGCCAACAAGGGCATCAACTCGATCATGTTCCGCGAGGAAATCGAGGATCTGAAGAACCGCTACATGGGGCGCCTGTCCGTCATTCATGTGCTGGAAACAGATGCGCAAGAGGTCGATCTCTTCACCGGTCTGGTGACGCAGGAGAAATGCGCCGAGCTGTTTGAGCGCTGGATTCCGATCCAGAGCGTCGACACGGCGTTTATCTGTGGACCCGAACCGATGATGCTCGGCATAGCCGAAGCCCTGCGCACGGCAGGGCTCTCGGATGAGCAGATCAAGTTCGAGCTCTTCGCGTCCAATCAGCCGGGGCGGGCTGCAAAGAAGGCCACAAGTGGTGATGCAGCGGCCAGCGCCCCGGTCACGGCGGCGATCACGCTGGATGGGGCCACGCGCTCTGTCACCCTGGATCGCAATACCAGCGTTCTGGAAGCCGCTCTGGAAAATGCGATGGACGCGCCCTGGTCCTGTCGGGCGGGCGTGTGTTCCACCTGCCGCTGCCGCGTCATCGAGGGCGAGGTCGAAATGGCCGCGAACCATGCGCTTGAAGATGACGAAGTGGCCAAAGGCTTCGTGCTCTCCTGCCAAGCTTACCCGCTGAGCGACGCCCTTGTGGTGAGCTACGACGAGTAG
- a CDS encoding branched-chain amino acid aminotransferase, giving the protein MAVGKTIRTYFNGQWHDGDVPIMSAADHAAWLGSSIFDGARWFDGVSPDLDKHCARANASAEALMMAATVPADEMVEIVREGLKGFSPDSAVYIRPMYWATDGDQTLIAPAPEATQFAISLEEIPMAAESASATLTRTQFRRPVLESSVVNAKAGCLYPNNARMLREARAKGFTNTLTCDVMGNVAETATANIFMVKDGEVFTPIANGTFLAGITRARHIENMRADGITVHEAVLSYAHFETADEVFMSGNMSKVTPVTAFDDVSYQHGPVTRRVRELYWDWAKSGA; this is encoded by the coding sequence ATGGCTGTCGGCAAGACCATTCGTACTTATTTCAACGGCCAGTGGCATGACGGCGATGTGCCGATCATGTCCGCCGCCGATCACGCCGCGTGGCTCGGCTCTTCCATTTTTGACGGCGCGCGCTGGTTTGATGGGGTGAGCCCGGATCTTGATAAACACTGCGCGCGGGCCAATGCCTCTGCCGAGGCGCTGATGATGGCGGCCACCGTGCCTGCCGACGAGATGGTCGAGATTGTGCGCGAGGGTCTGAAAGGATTCTCCCCCGATAGCGCGGTCTATATCCGCCCGATGTACTGGGCGACTGATGGGGACCAGACCCTGATCGCGCCGGCGCCCGAGGCGACCCAATTTGCCATCAGCCTCGAAGAAATTCCGATGGCAGCAGAGAGCGCGTCTGCGACGCTGACCCGCACCCAATTTCGCCGCCCGGTGTTGGAATCTTCGGTGGTCAATGCCAAGGCCGGCTGTCTTTATCCCAACAATGCCCGCATGTTACGCGAGGCACGCGCCAAGGGCTTCACCAATACGCTCACCTGCGATGTGATGGGGAATGTGGCCGAAACCGCCACCGCCAATATCTTCATGGTGAAGGATGGCGAAGTCTTTACCCCGATTGCAAATGGCACCTTTCTGGCGGGGATCACCCGCGCGCGCCACATCGAGAACATGCGCGCAGATGGGATCACCGTACATGAGGCGGTGCTGAGTTATGCCCATTTTGAGACTGCGGATGAGGTCTTTATGTCCGGCAACATGTCCAAGGTCACACCGGTCACCGCTTTTGACGATGTGAGCTATCAACACGGCCCAGTCACTCGCCGTGTGCGCGAGCTCTACTGGGATTGGGCGAAATCCGGGGCCTGA
- a CDS encoding universal stress protein, translating into MRKFLVVLDDSRECLNAMRFAAMRAANTGGGVVILSVIPPDEFNHWIGVGEVMREEARERIHAHFEVFAKWMRDRQGVDPELVIREGDTVPEILAQIEADPEVGVLVLGAASDRKGPGPIVTQLTRTAGTLPFPITIVPGDMSKERLEAIT; encoded by the coding sequence ATGCGCAAGTTTCTTGTCGTGTTGGACGACAGCCGAGAATGCCTGAATGCGATGCGCTTTGCCGCGATGCGCGCCGCCAATACTGGCGGTGGCGTCGTCATCCTGTCGGTGATCCCGCCGGATGAATTCAATCACTGGATCGGGGTCGGTGAAGTCATGCGTGAAGAGGCGCGCGAACGGATTCATGCGCATTTTGAGGTCTTCGCGAAATGGATGCGCGACCGGCAGGGCGTGGACCCGGAACTGGTGATCCGCGAAGGCGATACGGTTCCCGAAATCCTCGCCCAGATCGAAGCGGATCCCGAGGTGGGTGTTCTGGTGCTGGGCGCGGCCAGCGATCGCAAGGGCCCCGGCCCGATCGTGACACAACTGACCCGGACGGCAGGCACGCTGCCGTTTCCGATCACAATTGTGCCTGGCGATATGTCGAAAGAGCGGCTTGAAGCAATCACCTGA
- the argH gene encoding argininosuccinate lyase, producing MTDKTSNQMWGGRFAAGPDAIMEAINASIGFDQRMAAQDIAGSRAHAAMLAATGVITDNDAEAIREGLLTVLSEIESGSFQFSTALEDIHMNVEARLKEIIGEPAGRLHTGRSRNDQVATDFKLWVRDQFDAAEKGLLALIKALVDQAEAGADWVMPGFTHLQTAQPVTWGHHMMAYVEMFGRDLSRVRDARKRMNESPLGSAALAGTSFPIDREMTAKALGFDRPTANSLDAVSDRDFALEFLSVASICAMHLSRFAEELVIWSSAQFRFVTLSDRFSTGSSIMPQKKNPDAAELIRAKVGRIFGANTALMMVMKGLPLAYSKDMQEDKEQVFDAADNWMLALAAMEGMVKDMTGNRESLAAAAGSGFSTATDLADWMVRVLKVPFRDAHHVTGALVAMAEGRGVDLPDLSLEDMKSVHEGITEDIFTVLGVENSVNSRMSYGGTAPAQVRAQVARWKEILG from the coding sequence ATGACAGACAAGACCTCGAACCAGATGTGGGGCGGCCGCTTTGCCGCCGGACCGGACGCGATCATGGAGGCAATTAATGCCTCTATCGGGTTCGACCAGCGCATGGCAGCGCAGGATATTGCTGGCTCTCGGGCTCATGCGGCGATGCTCGCCGCGACCGGTGTCATTACGGATAATGACGCCGAGGCGATCCGTGAAGGGCTGCTCACCGTTTTGTCAGAGATTGAAAGCGGCAGTTTTCAGTTCTCTACTGCGCTCGAAGACATTCACATGAATGTCGAAGCGCGCCTCAAAGAGATCATTGGCGAGCCTGCAGGTCGTCTGCATACAGGTCGCTCGCGCAACGACCAGGTCGCAACCGATTTCAAACTCTGGGTGCGCGACCAATTCGATGCCGCTGAAAAGGGTCTTCTCGCGCTGATCAAAGCGCTGGTCGATCAGGCCGAGGCTGGCGCGGATTGGGTGATGCCGGGCTTTACCCATCTGCAAACCGCGCAGCCGGTCACATGGGGGCATCACATGATGGCCTATGTGGAGATGTTTGGCCGCGACCTCAGCCGGGTGCGCGATGCGCGCAAGCGCATGAACGAGTCGCCCCTGGGTTCTGCGGCGCTGGCAGGGACTTCGTTCCCGATTGATCGCGAGATGACCGCCAAGGCGCTGGGGTTTGATCGCCCGACGGCCAATTCGCTCGATGCGGTGTCGGATCGTGACTTCGCGCTGGAGTTCCTCTCGGTTGCCTCTATCTGCGCCATGCATCTGTCGCGCTTTGCCGAAGAACTGGTGATCTGGTCCTCGGCGCAGTTCCGCTTTGTGACGCTTTCGGATCGTTTCTCCACTGGCTCCTCGATCATGCCGCAAAAGAAAAACCCAGACGCCGCCGAACTGATCCGCGCCAAGGTGGGACGGATCTTTGGCGCTAACACGGCGCTGATGATGGTGATGAAGGGCCTGCCGCTGGCCTATTCCAAGGACATGCAGGAAGACAAAGAGCAGGTCTTTGACGCCGCCGATAACTGGATGCTCGCACTTGCTGCGATGGAAGGCATGGTGAAGGACATGACCGGCAACCGCGAAAGCCTTGCGGCCGCGGCGGGGTCCGGTTTCTCGACGGCCACCGATCTGGCGGACTGGATGGTGCGGGTCCTGAAAGTGCCGTTCCGGGATGCCCACCATGTGACCGGCGCGCTCGTCGCGATGGCCGAGGGCCGCGGCGTGGATCTGCCGGATCTGAGCCTTGAAGACATGAAGTCTGTGCATGAGGGCATCACCGAGGATATCTTTACCGTGTTGGGCGTGGAGAATTCAGTAAACTCGCGCATGTCTTACGGCGGCACCGCTCCCGCGCAGGTACGCGCGCAGGTGGCGCGTTGGAAAGAGATCTTGGGCTAA
- a CDS encoding TlpA family protein disulfide reductase has product MRIVRQLSLYMALALGANAAFGADLSAVEALREGDMKKLVFHTEAKPASDATFELADEAGQGHLSDYEGKYVLLNFWATWCPPCRKEMPMLSALQEEFGGDSFEVVTLATGRNNPAGIKKFFDEIGVTNLPRHQDPKSAVARDMTVLGLPITVILDPKGNEIARLRGEADWNSDSARAVIRALVAGS; this is encoded by the coding sequence ATGCGTATTGTTCGTCAGCTTTCCCTTTATATGGCCCTTGCCCTAGGTGCAAATGCCGCCTTCGGTGCCGACCTCAGCGCGGTAGAAGCCCTGCGCGAGGGCGACATGAAGAAACTGGTCTTTCACACCGAGGCAAAACCGGCGTCTGATGCGACGTTCGAGCTGGCGGATGAGGCCGGTCAGGGGCATCTGTCCGACTATGAGGGCAAGTATGTCTTGCTGAACTTCTGGGCCACATGGTGCCCGCCCTGCCGCAAGGAAATGCCGATGCTATCGGCGCTGCAGGAGGAATTTGGCGGCGACAGCTTTGAGGTCGTGACCTTGGCGACGGGGCGTAACAACCCGGCCGGGATCAAGAAATTCTTCGACGAAATCGGTGTCACCAACCTGCCACGTCACCAAGACCCCAAGAGCGCCGTGGCGCGCGACATGACGGTACTGGGTCTGCCCATCACCGTGATCCTCGATCCAAAAGGCAATGAGATTGCGCGTCTGCGCGGTGAAGCGGACTGGAATTCCGACAGTGCGCGGGCGGTCATTCGCGCCTTGGTTGCGGGATCCTGA
- a CDS encoding EAL domain-containing protein, protein MKKRHFWKNDIPEGAENPLSAAIVARDRNVVDMVAEAVRHDQTLLAYQPVVQSRAPDAIAFYEGYIRVMDATGRIIPAREFMSVIEDRELGRKLDCLALEQGLRVLQRNPNIRLSINMSARSIGYSQWNKVLERFLERDQFLGERLVLEISEASAMATPELVIDFMDQMQQHGIAFALDNFGAGTTAIGHFRDFFFDAVKIDGQYVRGVHASHDNQAVIKALIAIAKQFDMFIVAESVERQEDADFLIEAGVDCLQGFLYGAPTISPPWQNENDSRARA, encoded by the coding sequence GTGAAGAAACGGCATTTCTGGAAAAACGACATCCCGGAAGGGGCAGAAAACCCGCTATCGGCCGCCATCGTGGCGCGCGATCGCAATGTTGTGGATATGGTGGCAGAGGCCGTACGACACGATCAAACCCTCCTCGCCTACCAGCCCGTTGTGCAAAGCCGCGCGCCCGACGCGATTGCCTTTTACGAGGGCTACATCCGCGTAATGGACGCCACCGGCCGCATCATCCCCGCGCGCGAATTCATGAGCGTGATTGAGGATCGCGAACTGGGGCGCAAACTCGACTGCCTTGCGCTTGAACAAGGGCTGCGCGTTCTGCAGCGCAATCCCAATATCCGCCTCTCGATCAACATGTCCGCCCGCTCTATCGGCTACAGCCAGTGGAACAAGGTTCTGGAACGGTTTCTTGAGCGCGATCAGTTCCTAGGCGAGCGACTGGTGCTGGAAATTTCCGAAGCCTCTGCCATGGCGACACCCGAACTCGTGATCGACTTTATGGACCAGATGCAGCAGCACGGCATTGCCTTTGCGCTCGACAACTTCGGGGCTGGCACCACTGCCATCGGCCACTTCCGTGACTTCTTTTTTGATGCGGTGAAGATCGATGGCCAATATGTGCGTGGGGTTCACGCCAGTCACGACAATCAGGCGGTCATCAAGGCGCTGATCGCCATTGCCAAGCAGTTCGACATGTTCATCGTGGCGGAGTCGGTTGAACGGCAGGAGGATGCCGACTTCCTTATCGAGGCCGGGGTCGATTGCCTGCAGGGGTTTCTCTACGGCGCGCCAACCATTTCACCGCCCTGGCAGAACGAAAACGATTCGCGCGCCCGCGCCTGA
- a CDS encoding acetyl-CoA C-acetyltransferase, protein MTNVVIASAARTAVGSFGGAFATTPAHDLGAAVLEAVVARAGIDKSEVSETILGQVLTAAQGQNPARQAHINAGLPKESAAWGINQVCGSGLRAVALGAQHIQLGDASIVAAGGQENMTLSPHAANLRAGHKMGDMSYIDTMIRDGLWDAFNGYHMGQTAENVAEQWQISRDMQDEFAVASQNKAEAAQKAGKFADEITPFVVKHRKGDITVDADEYIRHGATIEAMQKLRPAFTRDGSVTAANASGLNDGAAATLLMSADEAEKRGIEPLARIASYATAGLDPSIMGVGPVFASRKALDKAGWSVDDLDLVEANEAFAAQACAVNKDMGWNPEIVNVNGGAIAIGHPIGASGCRVLNTLLFEMKRRGAKKGLATLCIGGGMGVAMCVERP, encoded by the coding sequence ATGACCAACGTAGTAATTGCATCCGCAGCCCGCACCGCTGTCGGCAGCTTTGGCGGCGCCTTCGCCACCACACCGGCCCATGATCTGGGCGCCGCTGTGCTCGAGGCGGTTGTGGCCCGTGCAGGCATCGACAAATCCGAGGTCTCGGAAACCATCCTGGGCCAGGTGCTGACCGCGGCACAGGGCCAGAACCCCGCCCGGCAGGCCCATATCAATGCAGGTCTGCCCAAAGAATCCGCCGCCTGGGGCATCAACCAGGTCTGTGGCTCCGGTCTGCGCGCTGTTGCGCTTGGCGCGCAGCACATCCAACTGGGCGACGCCTCCATCGTTGCCGCAGGTGGTCAGGAAAACATGACTCTCAGCCCCCATGCTGCCAACCTGCGTGCCGGTCACAAGATGGGTGACATGAGCTACATCGACACGATGATCCGCGACGGGCTGTGGGACGCGTTCAACGGCTATCACATGGGTCAGACCGCCGAGAACGTGGCAGAGCAATGGCAGATCTCGCGCGACATGCAGGACGAGTTTGCGGTTGCCTCTCAAAACAAAGCCGAAGCCGCCCAGAAAGCGGGCAAGTTTGCCGATGAGATCACGCCCTTTGTGGTGAAGCATCGCAAGGGCGACATCACCGTGGACGCGGATGAATACATCCGTCACGGCGCAACCATTGAGGCGATGCAGAAACTGCGCCCCGCCTTCACGCGCGATGGCTCGGTCACCGCGGCGAACGCGTCCGGTCTGAATGATGGCGCGGCCGCGACCCTCTTGATGAGCGCGGATGAAGCCGAAAAACGCGGAATCGAGCCGCTTGCCCGCATCGCGTCCTACGCAACCGCCGGCCTTGATCCGTCGATCATGGGTGTTGGCCCGGTCTTTGCCTCCCGCAAGGCACTCGACAAGGCGGGTTGGAGCGTGGACGATCTGGATCTGGTCGAAGCCAACGAGGCCTTTGCCGCGCAGGCCTGTGCAGTGAACAAGGACATGGGCTGGAACCCTGAAATCGTGAACGTCAACGGCGGCGCGATTGCAATCGGCCACCCGATTGGCGCGTCTGGGTGCCGCGTTCTGAACACCCTGCTGTTTGAAATGAAACGCCGTGGCGCCAAGAAAGGCCTCGCGACACTCTGCATCGGTGGGGGCATGGGCGTCGCTATGTGCGTAGAGCGCCCGTAA